A portion of the Algisphaera agarilytica genome contains these proteins:
- a CDS encoding DUF1553 domain-containing protein, giving the protein MLCLLLAVAAVPLVMWGTQRERSQVRTAVGWKGGSPATEASREGIAITPAANNQPPAQKGQVRFNRDIRPLISDNCFHCHGPDSGTREAGLRLDTHEDLLRDLGGRFAVVPGKPEQSELYKRIIATDADEIMPPPKSHKHLNAEQIDLFRRWIEEGAQWEDHWSFEPVEQPLLPDVSRPEWVENPIDAFILSRLDSEGLSPNDHVDRYTLVRRVSFDLRGLPPTPEEIAAFVGDESEDAYEKMVDRFLASPKYGEHRARYWLDAARYADTHGFHYDNFRNIWPYRDWVVKAYNDNMPFDQFTVEQIAGDMLPNPTQSQRVATGFNRNNPTTNEGGVIPDEYLAIYALDRVEATTTTWLGLTASCASCHDHKFDPVSQKEFYQFAAFFRNTTQPALDGNRANSKPVISVFEAEDQPRVKEIEARLGDIRQEVAQTVGDAWRFEQGVDWLGADALSVRLEDLFDSSEPAEAVASETAAEPVESSEATELAEPTAPEAQLPRLATTEVLGQDAIEIGPDTYLELGDFGNLSRDEAFTISFWAYVPKEGGLPADKVLFGRYDQDNHGQGWQVRLLRNKWIEVRLASGDNQHDVVTAKLKSWGGVIRQGEWNHVALNYHPLDQSRVVINHDSSPGLQIYIHGNIPNGPNRGSSHMLKGDFAVDKPLVIGDRSATVEAEGESEAKEAKPYEGPKAGLREVRVFNRALSTTELKLLANALTPEERRGEAAKPTEVSGEAAEVAAENAEGSEPEFKHEAVAGLLAEASALESELAVMRAYAPVTMVMEEKADSEPFAHVLERGLYDKLGERVTAGVPEALPPLPEGESANRLGLARWIVDEDNPLTARVTINRFWQEIFGAGLVETTEDFGSQGSPPTHPELLDWLAHEFVASGWDVKHIYKLMLMSSTYRQSSKVRPEVLKVDPENRLLARGARFRFDAEVIRDQALWLSTLLVEDMGGPPVKPYQPAGLWKTVAYPNSNTGVFKADTGDKLYRRSLYTMWKRTSPPPAMMIFDAPDREHCRVRRERTNTPLQALVLMNDPQFVEAARHLAQVVMHTESDDRFALIYTKAMGKAPSDKARGVLEDTFNQLHAIYQEDPESAKKLLAVGDSPVDETLDPVDLATWTMIANQVMNMDAFINKN; this is encoded by the coding sequence GCCTGCAACCGAAGCGAGCCGTGAAGGCATCGCCATCACGCCCGCGGCGAACAACCAGCCGCCCGCTCAGAAGGGGCAGGTCCGCTTCAACCGCGACATCCGGCCGCTCATCTCCGACAACTGCTTCCACTGCCACGGCCCCGACTCGGGGACCCGCGAAGCGGGGCTGCGCCTCGACACACACGAAGACCTCCTGCGTGACCTCGGCGGGCGTTTTGCCGTGGTCCCCGGCAAGCCCGAGCAGAGCGAGCTGTACAAACGCATCATCGCGACCGACGCGGACGAGATCATGCCGCCGCCCAAGTCTCACAAGCATCTCAACGCCGAGCAGATCGATCTGTTCCGCCGTTGGATTGAAGAAGGGGCGCAGTGGGAAGACCACTGGTCGTTCGAGCCGGTCGAGCAGCCGCTGTTGCCGGACGTCTCGCGCCCCGAGTGGGTGGAGAACCCGATCGACGCGTTCATTCTGAGTCGCCTCGACAGCGAAGGCCTCTCGCCCAACGACCACGTGGACCGGTACACGCTCGTTCGGCGGGTGAGCTTCGACCTGCGTGGCCTGCCGCCGACGCCCGAAGAGATCGCCGCGTTTGTCGGTGACGAATCGGAAGACGCCTACGAGAAGATGGTCGATCGCTTCCTCGCCTCGCCGAAGTACGGCGAGCACCGGGCGCGGTACTGGTTGGACGCGGCCCGCTACGCCGACACGCACGGATTCCACTACGACAACTTCCGCAACATCTGGCCGTACCGCGACTGGGTGGTGAAGGCGTACAACGACAACATGCCGTTCGATCAGTTCACCGTCGAGCAGATCGCCGGCGACATGCTGCCCAACCCCACGCAGTCGCAGCGCGTCGCCACCGGCTTCAACCGCAACAACCCCACGACCAACGAAGGCGGCGTGATCCCCGACGAGTACCTGGCGATCTACGCCCTCGACCGGGTCGAGGCGACCACGACGACCTGGCTCGGGCTGACCGCGAGTTGTGCATCGTGCCACGACCACAAGTTTGACCCGGTCTCGCAGAAGGAGTTCTACCAGTTCGCCGCGTTTTTCCGGAACACCACGCAGCCGGCGCTCGATGGCAACCGCGCGAACAGCAAGCCGGTGATCAGCGTCTTCGAAGCAGAAGATCAGCCGCGGGTGAAAGAGATCGAGGCCCGGCTCGGGGATATCCGGCAGGAAGTCGCGCAGACCGTTGGCGATGCCTGGCGCTTCGAGCAGGGCGTCGATTGGCTCGGGGCCGATGCCTTGAGCGTGCGGTTGGAAGACTTGTTCGACAGCAGCGAGCCAGCCGAAGCGGTTGCCTCCGAAACGGCTGCGGAGCCTGTCGAATCGTCGGAAGCCACCGAGTTGGCCGAGCCGACTGCGCCCGAAGCGCAACTCCCGCGCCTCGCCACGACCGAGGTGCTGGGCCAAGACGCGATCGAGATCGGCCCCGACACGTACCTCGAACTTGGAGACTTCGGCAACCTCAGCCGGGATGAGGCGTTCACGATCAGCTTCTGGGCCTACGTCCCCAAGGAAGGCGGCCTCCCCGCGGACAAGGTACTCTTCGGACGCTACGACCAGGACAACCACGGGCAGGGCTGGCAGGTCCGCCTCTTGAGGAACAAGTGGATCGAGGTCCGCCTGGCGTCCGGCGACAATCAACACGACGTCGTGACCGCAAAACTCAAGTCTTGGGGTGGGGTGATTCGGCAGGGCGAATGGAACCACGTCGCGCTGAACTACCACCCGCTCGATCAGTCCCGTGTCGTGATCAACCACGACAGCAGCCCGGGCCTGCAGATCTATATCCACGGCAATATCCCGAACGGCCCCAACCGTGGCAGCTCACACATGCTCAAAGGCGATTTCGCGGTCGACAAGCCGTTGGTCATCGGCGATCGGAGCGCGACAGTCGAAGCTGAAGGAGAGAGTGAGGCTAAAGAAGCCAAGCCCTACGAAGGACCGAAAGCGGGGCTGCGTGAGGTGCGAGTGTTCAACCGGGCACTCTCGACGACTGAGCTGAAGTTGTTGGCGAATGCGCTGACCCCTGAAGAGCGTAGGGGCGAAGCCGCCAAGCCGACCGAGGTATCGGGCGAGGCGGCTGAAGTGGCGGCGGAAAACGCCGAGGGCTCTGAACCCGAGTTTAAGCACGAAGCCGTTGCGGGGTTGCTTGCCGAGGCTAGTGCACTCGAGTCGGAGCTGGCGGTGATGCGTGCCTACGCTCCGGTCACGATGGTGATGGAAGAGAAGGCCGACTCCGAGCCGTTCGCCCACGTGCTGGAGCGCGGCCTCTACGACAAGCTCGGCGAGCGGGTCACGGCCGGCGTCCCCGAGGCGCTGCCGCCGCTGCCCGAAGGCGAGTCGGCCAACCGCCTCGGCCTCGCCCGGTGGATCGTCGACGAGGACAACCCGCTGACCGCACGCGTCACGATCAACCGCTTCTGGCAAGAGATATTCGGCGCAGGCCTCGTCGAAACCACCGAGGACTTCGGCAGCCAGGGCAGCCCGCCCACGCACCCCGAGTTGCTCGACTGGCTGGCGCACGAGTTCGTCGCCAGCGGCTGGGACGTGAAGCACATTTACAAGCTGATGCTGATGTCCTCGACCTATCGACAGTCGTCGAAGGTCCGCCCCGAAGTGCTCAAGGTCGACCCGGAGAACCGGCTCCTGGCGCGTGGTGCCCGCTTCCGCTTCGATGCGGAGGTGATCCGCGACCAGGCGTTGTGGCTGAGCACGTTGCTCGTCGAGGATATGGGCGGCCCCCCGGTGAAGCCGTACCAGCCAGCGGGCCTGTGGAAGACGGTGGCGTACCCCAACAGCAACACCGGGGTCTTCAAGGCCGACACGGGCGACAAGCTCTACCGCCGTTCGCTGTACACGATGTGGAAGCGCACCTCGCCGCCGCCGGCGATGATGATCTTCGACGCGCCCGACCGCGAGCACTGCCGGGTCCGCCGCGAGCGCACCAACACGCCGCTGCAGGCGCTGGTGCTGATGAACGACCCGCAGTTCGTCGAGGCGGCCCGCCACCTCGCGCAGGTCGTGATGCATACCGAAAGCGACGACCGCTTCGCCCTGATCTACAC